The Rosa rugosa chromosome 1, drRosRugo1.1, whole genome shotgun sequence genomic sequence agtttcagtagcttctgatgccgtcttggcagagtgcgtggcggcgcgtcagcggtgatcccggggaactcttgtgctcaggtcgtggcccgcctggctgcctatccgtgggtcactgcttcgacggtagttggtacctctggcggtacgatgagcgtggctgattatagctaattatgctttgcaaacgtacatgtaggtacaggtATGAACAATGAAAATACTTTGGTGAGTTATGACATGTCTAGTCCTCGCAAAATCATTGGTTTTGATCATGGATCATCCTATTTTCGGACGTCATCGTGATAGACACTTATGGGAGATTGAAGATGTATGTACTTCGAAGTAATGAAATGAAAATCCATATGTTATGCATTCGTATGTATCAGTCATATAGTCCATTCGTGCATACATAACTGGCTTTGATTAAATAAACTAATTTGGTAGATACGAGTAGTTTCCCGGCTTTCCATATATGGCCTACGTACTTTTGGTAAACAATCCATATGTTATGCATTCAacattctcttttcttttctttttttcaaataaAGTTTATCGGTCAGAGACATTGTAGAATTAGGGTTCTCGCTACTAATCAATTAGgatccaaatatatatatatatatatatatatatatatatatatatatatatatataggatttttcttagTATTTCTCTTCACATGCAAGTTTTTTTCCTTGTGAGCTTCGCATATAACATTAACTTTCTGACAAAATGAAGAGAAATACTAATAAACTCGAAAGGTACATGTATTTCAACTTTTCAACTCAAATTCAAAAGTTAAATGCATACTTCAATGCATCCTTATTATTGAAAATAAAGAGTATAGCCCATGATCACATTACAGAACAAGCATTAGGGTTTTCGTCACTAAAGGCCGTCGTAGGTTGATACCCGTAAACGGAGGAATGTGCAGGGTTCTGAGAATAGCCATAGTTAGAAGAAGGACCACTATCATATCCGTGCTTGTAGTAGTTGTAAGATGAGGAAGGCTGGGGAGCATAGTTATTAATCGGACCATTACACTGACTCTGATTGTATACATAGCTGTTGTCGGAATTTGAATTATTAAAGGGGAATTGCCAGAGCTCCGCTCTTCGACCAGTTTTTCGAACCGTCTTGAGAAC encodes the following:
- the LOC133737290 gene encoding heavy metal-associated isoprenylated plant protein 28-like isoform X2, which encodes MQTIEMRVHMDCPGCESKVRSTLQKLKGIDNVEIDMALQKVTVTGWADQKKVLKTVRKTGRRAELWQFPFNNSNSDNSYVYNQSQCNGPINNYAPQPSSSYNYYKHGYDSGPSSNYGYSQNPAHSSVYGYQPTTAFSDENPNACSVM
- the LOC133737290 gene encoding heavy metal-associated isoprenylated plant protein 28-like isoform X1, translated to MTTIEMRVHMDCPGCESKVRSTLQKLKGIDNVEIDMALQKVTVTGWADQKKVLKTVRKTGRRAELWQFPFNNSNSDNSYVYNQSQCNGPINNYAPQPSSSYNYYKHGYDSGPSSNYGYSQNPAHSSVYGYQPTTAFSDENPNACSVM